Part of the Labrenzia sp. PHM005 genome is shown below.
GTGTTATCCGCCGATCTTCGGTCGCTTTCGCTTTCCCCCGCCAATTCATAAATAGCTTTCTGGAGCCGCAGACGTGTTTTTCTACATATCCAAGATCGCTTATTTTTTTATCCAGCCGTCCAATGTTCTGGTTGCCATGGTCGTTTTGGGCGGGCTGATGTCCTTGCGTCCGCGTTCTCAGGTGTGGGGGCGCCGTCTGGCATTCCTCGGGGCCCTTGGTTTTTTGGTTTGCGGGTTTTCACCGGCCGCCAATTTTTTGATGCTGCCGCTAGAGGAGCGGTTCTCCCGTCCGGAACAGCTTGGATCTTATGATGGCGTGATTATTTTGGGCGGGGCAGTGGATACGGTTATCTCCGGCGCACGTGGGGATACGGCGCTGACCTTGTCGGGAGAGCGGCTGACCATCGCGGCGCGGCTCGCCCGCGCGCTTCCAGGTGCAAGTATCATCCACACCGGCGGGCAAGGCGTCATCATCTCCGGCCAGACAACAGAATCAGAAGGTGCGGCACGCCTGTTTGCTGATTTTGGGATCGATGAAAACCGGATCATTTTAGAGGATGCGTCGCGCAACACCTGGGAAAATGCGGTTTTGACCAAGAAGATTGTGGATCCGCAGCCGGGACAAAACTGGCTGCTAGTCACGTCCGCCTACCATATGCCGCGCTCCATGGGCGTGTTTGAAGCGGCTGGCTGGACCGGCGTCACGCCTTATCCGGTGGACTATCGCACCCGTGGCGCCAATGACCGGACCCTTGGTTTCAATGGGGCTTCGAAGGGATTGCGAAGATTTGATCTTGCATTCAAGGAGTGGGTGGGGATGACCGTCTATTGGATGACAGGCCGCAGCAGCGCTTGGTTTCCTGGTCCGGATACGGCCGGCTGATCATTAACCTGAATGCATATTTCCACATTTTCCCACTTTCAATGCCAATGACTTGCACCCATATAATCGGTGTCTCATTGGAATGATAAGGACGTGGGCAGATGGTCCTGGAAGCGCCGCTTGTTGCGGCAGACGTCGTGCAATGGCTCTATAGCGATGCGGCACATTTGGACGGCACATTGGAAATTGTATGTGAGCTGGCCACTCGGCTGCAGGGCGGGGGCGTGCCGGTTGACCGGGTAACGACCGGGATTTGGATCGTTCATCCGAATGTTCGGGCGGAAGGCTCGATCTGGACAAGTGACGGCTTGCGCGAGCTGCGCCGCTATGTTCCCGGTCCGGATTCAGAAGCCGATTATGAGAACAGTCCGATCAAACAGGTGCACGAAACAAAGCGCTCCGTTCGGGTCAGCATTATGTCCAGCGAAAACACCGAAGATGATTTTCCGGTCATCCAGGAGCTGCGCGACGAAGGATATACTGACTATCTCGCGCTGCCGATGCCGTTCTCCGATGGGTCGGTTAAAGTTGCGACCTTTGCGACCAAAGCACCGGGCGGCTTTTCCGTTTCCCATCTGAGTGTATTTGACTCTCTCATGCGGCCGCTGGCGCTGGTGTGTGAGCTCAAGACCTTGCAACGCACGGCCGCAACGGTTCTCGACACCTATGTCGGGCCACGTGCAGGGTCGAAAGTGCTGGATGGCACCACCCGGCGGGGAGACGGTGAATGGATCAAGGCTGTGGTCAGCTTTGCGGATATTCGAGGCTTTACACGTCTGTCCAACACACTGCCGGCAGACAAGATTGTCCTGTTCTTGAACAAGTACTTCGGCGCGATGACAGAAGCCGTGGAGGCGCATGGCGGCGAGGTGCTTAAGTTCATCGGCGATGAGGTGATGGCGATCTTCCCCTATGAAACGGACGAAGAAGCCAGGGAAGCAGCCTTCCAAGCGCTGCTGGCCGCCCGTGACACTTTTGAAAAGATAGGTGAAATCAACCAGCAGAGAACCTGTGTGCAAACACCGGACATGAGTGTTGGGATCGCCTTACATGCGGGCGACGTCTTCTATGGCAATGTCGGCAGCGAAACCCGGCTTGACTTCACAGTGGTTGGACCTGCGGTCAATCTTGCGTCACGGATTGCGGAACTTGCAAAAGACCTTGGACGGGACGTCCTGGTGTCTGACGCTATTGCCGGCATCATGGGGTGCCGGCACGGGTTGTTCGGCGAGTATCATGTGAAGGGATTTGACGATCCTGTTGAGGTGTATTCTCCGGATTTAACCGCCGGAGACAAACTGGGGTATTGCCCGGACACGACCGCTGAACGGGCTTTGGAGGCAAATTGACGGCGCAGCAGGACCAAAAGCACGGCGAGTGTCAGCACCGCAAAAGCTATTGGTCCTGCAAACCAGCCGAGAAACCCAATGGCGAAGAACAGTGCTCGCTGGCCGCGGTTGAAATGCCGCCCGCCAAGAACGTTTAATTCTCCGGCCTTTTTGGCAATTTCGTGAATGATTTCGGCATCGCGCTCGTTGCGTTCCGGAACCGAGCCCATGACGATGCTGGCATAGTTGAAGAGCCGGTAGGCCCAGCCGAATTTGAAAAAGCTGTAGGCAAAAATCAGCATCAGACCAAGCACCTTGACTTCCCACAAGGCCCGGCTGGTAGAGACCGGAACGGACAGATCGCCAGCGACTTGCAAGATCATGTCCGTGGCGTCCAGAAGCGCAAAGCAGCCACCAATGGCCAGCAATGCAGTGGACGCAAAAAAGGCGGTGCCTTGCTGAAGGCCGGACAGAATGGCCGTGTCCATAATCCGAACCTCCCGGCCGGCCATGGTCAACATCCAGCCACGGCGATGAACGTCCATCGCGTGAGACAGGCTTTTCTTGCGCAAAGGGCTGATGTCAATCAGAAGGTTGAAGCCGAACCAGGCCAGGAGAAACCAAAGGGCGGCGGCTAAATCAAGCGGGGAAAGGGCGTGCATGAGCTCCACAGGCAGTTGGACGCCCTGACGTAGGGCTGGTGCGGCATACTATCCGCAAATCCCTGCAAATGAGAACTGCTGCCGGACAATTTCCAGAACCAGGCGGGGTCAAATCGACATCGGCCTAGGAATTCGAAACTTGCCGGATTTCAATTGTGATTGTGTTCTCCTGCTGCTTACAATTTCTTCGGAGTTTGAGGGCCGAAACAAGGCAAAACATGGCGGCCGTCCAAAATTATTTGTCGAACAAATTTATTTATAAGTATCAGAAATAATTAGCTAAATTGAGCTGTGCGTTTTTTGCAAAACTGATGCCGCTTTTTTGCACTTGCGAACGGGTAAGGGATCGTTTACCTCCTCGCCTCAATGGCGCCACATTTGCGGCCGCAACCGGCCGGCAACGCCAAAACCATATAGGGATTTTATGGACGAACACGTGCAGAAATCTTGTTGGAGCGTCACGCTTTGGACAGTCGCAGCTGTTGGCCTTGCATTGACCATGGTCCTGCTGTTCAACGACGTTGAAAACGCGCAACAAGCCGTCGCCATCGCCCAATAGGGCTGGGACGCATCCATTTCCAAAAGCCGTAGCGAGAGCTGCGGCTTTTTGCGTTTTTACTTTCTTATTAGTTGAGCGGCGGTGGAGACGGCTTAAGTCTGGGATCAGGCCGGTTCATGGGTCCAAAGACCTTCCGGAATTCCATTTGACGCACCACGGTGGTTTGGCCGGGGTGGCTGATCAAAAAGCCTGTATAGGCGTTCTGGCGCAGGGGCAGCAACACCAAGTGAACGGTGCCGAGCTTCGGCCAGTCAACGTTCGCTCCCCAGGCAGGAACATCTCTGGCTGACTCGAGCGTGCTGAGGTCGAGAATATCAGCACTGCCCAGAACCGAGGAATTGCCAGAATTCCATGTCAGTGCGGCCAGGCCGTTTTCGATCTCATAGAGCACAATTTCTGAGCCATTGATCGTCAAGAGGAGAGATCCAGCTTCCGAACTGCTGAGAGTGACGTCTGCTGTCTGCAAATCGACACCGAGCGGCTCCCGTATTCCGCTGCGCTCCACAAATCCCGCCGAATTGATGATCTTGAACTTGCCCAAAGGTAGGACATCTCCCGCCTGGAGAGGAGCCGCCAGAGCCAGAAGAGCAAACAAATGAAGGAGTATACGCACGCTAGGTCATCCAGCCGATTTGGGAGGCTGCAGTATAGCCTGACGAATCTTGAGAAAGTCTTGGACAGAAGAGCTATCTGGACAGTGTGACGACCAGGTCCTCGATCGTGGCATGCTCAGGGGCCCACCCAAGAATGCGCCGGGCATGGGTGTTGCCCGCGGATTGCGACAGGGCGTAACCGGCGGCCCAGTCCAAGTCCGGATTTTGCCCATCCGGCGCTTGTTGGGTGATAATATCCAGATGCTTTCCATGGCGGGCGGAAATATGCGCAGCCAAATGATCAACCGAAATATCTGAAATGCCACTGCCGATGACTGACATTCGGAACCGGTTCTGTTTCAGCACGAGGCCGTAGAGCCTCGCCAAGTCGGTCACCTCCACCAACGGCCAAAGCGTCTGGCCATTTGCCCGGGTTTCGAATTTGCCACCAGATTTCAAGGCAGCTGTCATCTCAGCAATCGGTCCAAAGTCCGGTCCGCACACCAGCGCGGGGTGAATGACCGAGAGAGAAACATCTGTACCAGCCGACAGGGTTTTGATGGTTTCCGTCATGAAACGGAATGCGGGCAGGGGCGCGAATGGCGTCTTTTCGCTCAAAAAGTCGTCGCTGTCACTGGTTTGCGGAAAGAGCCAAATGCCACCTGTGTAGATGATCTTAAGCGGTTGTCTGCGGTGCCGGGCTGCCTTCTTCAGTTCCAGCATTGCGATCCGATCGACTTTGCCCATATCGTCGGAAAATGTCGCGCCGGTGTGGACGACGGCGTCACAGGCCGCAGCCCGCTCCACCCAGGTTTCCGGGTGGCGCAAATCTCCTGGATAGGCTGAAGCGCCCAAGGCCCGAAGTTTTTCGGACGAAGAGCCAGAGCGTGCAAGTCCGATGACCTGGCAGCCTTCTTCAATGAGATGACGCACCACTGCCGACCCGATGCCGCCGGTTCCACCTGTTACAAAAACGTCCATCGGTCGAGACAACCGGTTTGAAGCTCGGTGCGCAAGGGGGCCGATCAGAGTTATAGGCACAATCCACCGCTTGCGCGAGCGGGTCTCTTGACCTTGACCGCTGTGCTGTTAGGTCAGGAACATGACCTTGCACCTGTTAAAACTGTGCGTTGGCGCGGACAGCGTTGAAAGCTTGCAAGCCTGGATCGATTTCCGGATCGAGCAGGCGCGGGCTGCTGGCCTTGGTGAATTCACCACCCACACCACACGGATGGTCCCGACCCGGCGGGATGAGCTGCTGGATGGCGGGTCACTCTATTGGGTGATTAAAGGCAAGATCCAGGCCCGCCAGCATCTGATGGATATCCGGCCGTTTACCGATGATGCGGGGATCAAACGCTGTGACCTGATCCTGGAGCCGCGGCTGATCCTGACACAGTACCAGCCAAAACGCCCGTTTCAGGGGTGGCGCTATCTCAAAGCGGGAGATGCTCCGGCGGATATTCGCGCAGGGGCCGATGTTCAGAATATGTCGGACAGCATGCGCCGGGATCTCACCGAACTCTGTTTGATCTGAGTTCGTTATTCAGCTGTTTTGATCCCCTTTCGGGTATCGCTTGCCGGTTCAAACAGGGTCAGCACATGCTTGATCACGGGTTCAAAACCTGGCCAGGCCCGCTCCAGGTTCGGATTATCCAGTTTCCGGGTCATGGCTAGATGGGCATAGCCGTGGACCAGCGACCAGACCAGGATCTCAATTTCCTCAGGATGCGCGGACGGTGGAATCAACGGCGCACAGGCCGCGCGCAAGATCCCGTATGCATGACCGGCGTTTGCTGAATAATCGGGATCATCTGATCCGAATTTCTGGCCTGAGAAAATAAACAAGAACAGTTCCGGGTGATGTTCAGCAAAATCCAGATAGCCATAACAAATGGCCGCAAGTCGGTCTTTTGGGTCGGTGCCCGCTTTGTCCAGCCTGGCCTGCATGGCATTTGCGAAGACGGCAAAACCCTTTGCGGCAATCGCCGTTGAGAGGCCCATCAGGTTTTTAAAGTGGTATCCGGGCGCTGCGTGGGAGACACCGGCTTTGGCCGCGCATTCCCGCAAGGACAGGCCGTCCGGACCGCGGTCCCGCAACAGTTCAATACCCGCATTAATGAGAGAGGCACGCAAAGTTCCATCCCGCTTGCGCGGTGTTGACGATGATTTTGTCATGCCAGTTTCATGAAAGAGCAACTTGACGATGTCAAGTTTGCGCCTATCTTGACAGTGTCAAGTTATGAGGAGGTAAGGACATGCTGGTCGCAAATAGGGCTATCGGACAGACGGGTTACTGGATTGCTGCTGTGTTTTCGGTTCTAGTCGCGCTGGCGTCTTTTCGTTTTCTCGTTTGGGGCGTTCCGGCAACCATGGAGATCGTGGCGCACAATTTGGACGGCAACCGGCTGGCGCTTTACGGCCATATCGGATTTGCCCCTGTTGCCCTGGCCGTGATGCCCTTTCAGTTCCTCAAAGGTCTTAGGGCCCGCAAACCGCACATTCATCGCTGGCTCGGCCGGATCTACGTTGCTGCAATCGCTATCTCCGGTATTTCTGGGCTCATTCTAGCATTCACAACAATTGCCGGAACCTTTGCCGGGTTTGGTTTTGGTATTCTGGCGGTCATCTGGCTTGGAACGACCGGTGCAGCTCTTGTGTTTGCCTTGAAACGTGACTTTGCCAGGCACCGGGTCTGGATGATCCGGTCTGCCGCGTTGACTTTTGCGGCGGTCACCCTGCGGCTGCAGCTTCCAATCGGCTTTGCATCAGGGGCTGAGTTCAGTAGTTTCTATCCAATTGTTGCCTGGTCCAGTTGGGTTCCAAATGCGATCCTTGCGGAAATCTACCTCTTCTGGATGCGTCAAGGGCGGCAGCGGCCATCGGCGGAAGCTCAGGTCCGGGCTTGATTGTCTTTACACAGCTGAAAGTCCGTCAAAACTTGTCAAATTCCATGGAGCAACCCAAGTTGATGAAAGAGATCAATTTGGGAGCTGCTTGAATGGCAAAGACGGATGATAAGCGGACATCGGCGCTGACCCAGAAAGGGGAAACAGCGCCGTCCGAGTCTTCCGATATTGCAGCCTTTCTGGACAAGGTTCAGAACACGCCGCCGCAAACCGATCGCGGCGGACGGCTGATCTTTGCGCTCGATGCCACAATGAGCCGCCAGCCGACCTGGGACACGGCCTGCCAGTTGCAGGCGGAAATGTTTCAGGAAGCGGCGTCCATTGGTGGCCTGAAAATTAAACTTGTCTATTTCCGCGGCTTTGGCGAGTGCAAAGCCTCACGCTGGTTCGAAACCGGCCGTGATCTTGCCGGCGTAATGGGGCGGATCACGTGTCAGGGTGGCCACACCCAGATCCGCAAAGTTTTGGCGGCCGCATTAAGTGCGGCGGAAAAGGAAAAGATCGCGGCTGTTGTCTATGTCGGCGACTGTATGGAAGAAGACGTCGACACGCTTTGCGACAAGGCCGGTCAGTTGGGGCTGTTGGGTGTCCCGATGTTTCTATTTCAGGAAGGGCGCGATGCAGTCGCCGAGCGGGCCTTCCGGGAAATCGCGCGTCTGACAAATGGGGCCTACTGCCCCTTTGACGCAGGCGCTGCCCGCCAGCTGGCGGAGCTCTTGAAGGCTGTTGCCGTCTATGCCAGCGGCGGGCGCAAGGCCTTAGCAGCTTTTGAACGGAAAGGCGGGCAGGGTGCCCGTTTGCTATTGGAGCAACTTAGGGACTGTTGAGAATCAGAATTTGGAGCGTGGTATGAACGAAAATCGTTCGGATCGAGAAGCAATACCGTGGGAAAGGCCGCCCCTTTTCAAGGCATTGCGCCGTGGAACCGGGCGATTTTCGTCATATCCCATGCGGGACGCGGTGCATCCGGCCACTGAAGGCGTCAGTGGGCCCTTGTGGAGGTTACTCCACGGCGGTCCCTCTTCCTTTTCAGCGGACGGACGCGCGTCGCGCCACGCCCGAAATCTGATACTCAACAGGCCCTAAACCGACATCATGATTTATTTTCTTCTCGGCCTCGTGCTGCTTGTTGTGTTCGTGGCCTTGGCACGGCAATTCGTCCAGGCCAATCCGGCGGCACTGGCGCAATCGATCCGCACCTATGGCGGTATCCTATTGATCTTATTGTCGGCGGTGTTTGCTTTTACCGGCCGGATTGCGCTTGCCATCCCAGCGTTCGGTTTCGGCGTGTCTTTGCTTGGATTGGCGGGCCTACGTAATTTATCCGGCTACAATCCGCAAAAGAGTTCCGGGCAGCAATCCCGG
Proteins encoded:
- a CDS encoding YdcF family protein, with the translated sequence MFFYISKIAYFFIQPSNVLVAMVVLGGLMSLRPRSQVWGRRLAFLGALGFLVCGFSPAANFLMLPLEERFSRPEQLGSYDGVIILGGAVDTVISGARGDTALTLSGERLTIAARLARALPGASIIHTGGQGVIISGQTTESEGAARLFADFGIDENRIILEDASRNTWENAVLTKKIVDPQPGQNWLLVTSAYHMPRSMGVFEAAGWTGVTPYPVDYRTRGANDRTLGFNGASKGLRRFDLAFKEWVGMTVYWMTGRSSAWFPGPDTAG
- a CDS encoding adenylate/guanylate cyclase domain-containing protein, whose translation is MVLEAPLVAADVVQWLYSDAAHLDGTLEIVCELATRLQGGGVPVDRVTTGIWIVHPNVRAEGSIWTSDGLRELRRYVPGPDSEADYENSPIKQVHETKRSVRVSIMSSENTEDDFPVIQELRDEGYTDYLALPMPFSDGSVKVATFATKAPGGFSVSHLSVFDSLMRPLALVCELKTLQRTAATVLDTYVGPRAGSKVLDGTTRRGDGEWIKAVVSFADIRGFTRLSNTLPADKIVLFLNKYFGAMTEAVEAHGGEVLKFIGDEVMAIFPYETDEEAREAAFQALLAARDTFEKIGEINQQRTCVQTPDMSVGIALHAGDVFYGNVGSETRLDFTVVGPAVNLASRIAELAKDLGRDVLVSDAIAGIMGCRHGLFGEYHVKGFDDPVEVYSPDLTAGDKLGYCPDTTAERALEAN
- a CDS encoding DUF599 domain-containing protein, encoding MHALSPLDLAAALWFLLAWFGFNLLIDISPLRKKSLSHAMDVHRRGWMLTMAGREVRIMDTAILSGLQQGTAFFASTALLAIGGCFALLDATDMILQVAGDLSVPVSTSRALWEVKVLGLMLIFAYSFFKFGWAYRLFNYASIVMGSVPERNERDAEIIHEIAKKAGELNVLGGRHFNRGQRALFFAIGFLGWFAGPIAFAVLTLAVLLVLLRRQFASKARSAVVSGQYPSLSPAVKSGEYTSTGSSNPFT
- a CDS encoding SDR family NAD(P)-dependent oxidoreductase, with the translated sequence MDVFVTGGTGGIGSAVVRHLIEEGCQVIGLARSGSSSEKLRALGASAYPGDLRHPETWVERAAACDAVVHTGATFSDDMGKVDRIAMLELKKAARHRRQPLKIIYTGGIWLFPQTSDSDDFLSEKTPFAPLPAFRFMTETIKTLSAGTDVSLSVIHPALVCGPDFGPIAEMTAALKSGGKFETRANGQTLWPLVEVTDLARLYGLVLKQNRFRMSVIGSGISDISVDHLAAHISARHGKHLDIITQQAPDGQNPDLDWAAGYALSQSAGNTHARRILGWAPEHATIEDLVVTLSR
- a CDS encoding DUF1489 family protein; the protein is MTLHLLKLCVGADSVESLQAWIDFRIEQARAAGLGEFTTHTTRMVPTRRDELLDGGSLYWVIKGKIQARQHLMDIRPFTDDAGIKRCDLILEPRLILTQYQPKRPFQGWRYLKAGDAPADIRAGADVQNMSDSMRRDLTELCLI
- a CDS encoding TetR/AcrR family transcriptional regulator; the protein is MTKSSSTPRKRDGTLRASLINAGIELLRDRGPDGLSLRECAAKAGVSHAAPGYHFKNLMGLSTAIAAKGFAVFANAMQARLDKAGTDPKDRLAAICYGYLDFAEHHPELFLFIFSGQKFGSDDPDYSANAGHAYGILRAACAPLIPPSAHPEEIEILVWSLVHGYAHLAMTRKLDNPNLERAWPGFEPVIKHVLTLFEPASDTRKGIKTAE
- a CDS encoding DUF2306 domain-containing protein encodes the protein MLVANRAIGQTGYWIAAVFSVLVALASFRFLVWGVPATMEIVAHNLDGNRLALYGHIGFAPVALAVMPFQFLKGLRARKPHIHRWLGRIYVAAIAISGISGLILAFTTIAGTFAGFGFGILAVIWLGTTGAALVFALKRDFARHRVWMIRSAALTFAAVTLRLQLPIGFASGAEFSSFYPIVAWSSWVPNAILAEIYLFWMRQGRQRPSAEAQVRA
- a CDS encoding VWA domain-containing protein codes for the protein MAKTDDKRTSALTQKGETAPSESSDIAAFLDKVQNTPPQTDRGGRLIFALDATMSRQPTWDTACQLQAEMFQEAASIGGLKIKLVYFRGFGECKASRWFETGRDLAGVMGRITCQGGHTQIRKVLAAALSAAEKEKIAAVVYVGDCMEEDVDTLCDKAGQLGLLGVPMFLFQEGRDAVAERAFREIARLTNGAYCPFDAGAARQLAELLKAVAVYASGGRKALAAFERKGGQGARLLLEQLRDC